Proteins co-encoded in one endosymbiont 'TC1' of Trimyema compressum genomic window:
- a CDS encoding SDR family NAD(P)-dependent oxidoreductase, giving the protein MIVSGASQGVGLAISKRFTEAGAKVIMADINEDLGIAESEKIGADFIKIDVSKEDDVKSLVDYVIETYGTIDALINNAAIIIPEEDVPDIDVETAKKLFDINYFGYFRMIKYCAPYMPSQSAIINLASNAGVQAFPGYAAYNSSKGAIILLTRTVALELADRGIRVNSICPASIDTPMLYQEVCENELK; this is encoded by the coding sequence GTGATTGTTAGTGGTGCTTCACAAGGTGTAGGTTTAGCTATATCTAAGCGCTTTACTGAAGCGGGAGCAAAAGTAATAATGGCGGATATAAATGAGGATCTAGGTATTGCAGAAAGTGAAAAAATTGGTGCTGACTTTATTAAAATAGATGTGAGTAAGGAAGATGATGTTAAGTCTTTAGTAGACTATGTAATAGAAACATATGGTACTATTGATGCTTTAATTAATAATGCAGCTATTATTATTCCTGAAGAAGATGTGCCTGATATAGATGTGGAAACAGCTAAGAAATTATTTGATATAAATTATTTTGGCTATTTCAGAATGATTAAGTATTGTGCACCCTATATGCCGAGTCAATCCGCTATTATTAATTTGGCTTCCAATGCTGGGGTTCAAGCATTTCCAGGCTATGCTGCCTATAACTCATCAAAGGGCGCTATTATTTTATTAACGAGGACTGTAGCTCTTGAATTAGCAGATCGAGGCATTCGTGTTAACTCTATTTGTCCTGCTAGTATTGATACTCCTATGCTCTATCAAGAGGTTTGCGAAAATGAACTAAAATGA
- a CDS encoding M20 family metallopeptidase, translating into MMDKKIENLICNSVEVLREELIRAVSETVRIPSVNPLYEGPLEESENGETLVNAYMESIMKSIGLFTDVWAEAEGRNNLVGIYKGDGNGKSLLFNGHVDVVPPGNHNQWQEPPFSGTIKNGSIWGRGAVDMKGGNAAILFTLKALLMNNLKPKGDVLIHSVVGEETKSNLLGTTACLKKGYTAYAAIVAEPTCGDNHFILIRLLQVFLK; encoded by the coding sequence ATGATGGATAAAAAAATAGAGAATTTAATATGTAACAGTGTAGAGGTTCTAAGAGAAGAGCTTATTAGAGCAGTTTCCGAAACTGTTAGAATTCCTAGTGTTAACCCTTTGTATGAGGGGCCTTTAGAGGAATCAGAAAATGGAGAAACTTTAGTAAATGCCTATATGGAAAGTATTATGAAATCTATTGGTTTATTTACAGATGTGTGGGCTGAGGCCGAAGGGCGCAATAATCTTGTTGGCATTTATAAAGGTGATGGTAATGGTAAATCTTTACTGTTTAATGGTCATGTAGATGTAGTGCCTCCTGGTAATCACAATCAATGGCAAGAACCTCCTTTTAGTGGAACTATTAAAAACGGGAGTATTTGGGGGCGAGGAGCAGTTGATATGAAAGGTGGTAATGCTGCCATTCTATTTACCTTAAAAGCCCTATTGATGAATAATCTAAAACCTAAGGGTGATGTTTTAATTCACAGTGTTGTAGGTGAGGAAACTAAGAGTAATTTGTTAGGAACTACCGCTTGCCTTAAAAAAGGCTATACAGCTTACGCTGCTATTGTTGCAGAACCTACATGTGGTGATAACCATTTTATATTAATCCGGCTTCTTCAGGTATTTTTGAAATGA
- a CDS encoding peptidase dimerization domain-containing protein translates to MKWTVEGKATHAGLRREVVRDGGAGELVGVDTIEKGVIIYRALKYLEIRWGQTKKHPLYKTGNFCINGATINGGTGPRIIPDNVEMSYAIFYHPQDSPEAIKKKLKNKLKPMETLTHGLESIHQK, encoded by the coding sequence ATGAAGTGGACTGTAGAAGGTAAAGCAACCCATGCTGGTTTACGGCGGGAAGTAGTGAGAGATGGAGGAGCTGGGGAACTTGTAGGCGTTGATACTATTGAAAAAGGTGTGATTATTTATAGAGCGCTTAAGTACTTAGAAATTCGATGGGGACAGACTAAAAAACACCCTTTATATAAAACGGGAAATTTTTGTATTAATGGTGCTACTATTAATGGTGGAACAGGTCCTAGAATTATTCCTGATAACGTAGAAATGAGCTATGCGATTTTTTATCATCCTCAAGACAGTCCTGAAGCAATAAAAAAGAAGTTGAAGAACAAGTTGAAGCCTATGGAAACACTGACCCATGGCTTAGAAAGCATCCACCAAAAGTAG
- a CDS encoding M20/M25/M40 family metallo-hydrolase, protein MFAVCDGSFINEYNIPVMVVGPGQSKYAHTVEEHLAIEELVNGAKIYALLIAEWCGIQKNLVLSKIYILHNTSVLGYSIKYFY, encoded by the coding sequence ATGTTTGCTGTTTGTGATGGCTCATTTATTAATGAGTATAATATTCCTGTTATGGTTGTTGGTCCTGGCCAGTCAAAATATGCCCATACTGTTGAAGAACATTTAGCTATTGAAGAATTAGTTAATGGCGCTAAAATATATGCTTTGCTTATAGCAGAATGGTGTGGGATTCAAAAAAATTTAGTATTATCAAAGATATACATATTACATAACACAAGTGTATTAGGATATTCTATAAAATATTTCTATTGA
- a CDS encoding methyltransferase domain-containing protein: MIQTAKKLEAENLTFICLDINDIEYKDSFDIVFSNAALHWINNRQQLLQNSFTALKKNGMLIWDFAGNGNCATFLDTIRKVIDMPLYQDYFSSFEWPWYMPEKDDYMSLVEKAGLKQFDISYENADRYFLNSNEMIKWIDQPSIVPFLKYVPENKKEDFRNTIVEIMKDKTTQS; encoded by the coding sequence ATGATTCAAACAGCAAAGAAACTTGAAGCAGAAAATTTAACATTTATTTGCTTGGATATTAACGATATTGAGTATAAAGATTCTTTTGATATTGTATTTTCAAATGCGGCTTTGCACTGGATTAATAACCGTCAACAGCTATTGCAAAATAGCTTTACCGCATTAAAGAAAAATGGAATGCTAATATGGGACTTCGCTGGAAACGGTAATTGCGCTACTTTTCTTGACACTATAAGAAAAGTAATTGACATGCCTTTATATCAAGATTATTTCAGTAGTTTTGAATGGCCTTGGTATATGCCTGAAAAAGATGATTATATGAGTTTAGTTGAGAAGGCAGGCCTCAAACAATTTGATATTTCTTATGAAAATGCTGATAGGTATTTTTTAAATAGTAATGAAATGATTAAATGGATAGATCAACCAAGTATAGTTCCCTTTCTGAAATATGTTCCTGAGAATAAAAAAGAGGATTTTCGTAATACTATTGTTGAAATTATGAAAGATAAGACGACACAATCCTGA
- a CDS encoding glycoside hydrolase family 25 protein, whose product MKRKNNRKKAITLKDKKILIIGILLVGLLMIGVFITLMVQPPVNHFTIGNGKNLKGIDVSNHQGKIDWQALPHDKINYVFIKATEGTTYNDPFFKGNWQNASEYNFLKGAYHFFTVGTSGADQAKAFIAQVPKEKNVLTPVIDLELIGENREEIITEIRVFVNKIEEHYEVKPIFYINKNTFHTYVEGVFNDYMIWYADYADEPALDESIWTFWQYTESGLIEGIKGPVDFNIFRGNKQDLESIIIQ is encoded by the coding sequence ATGAAAAGAAAAAACAACAGAAAAAAGGCCATTACACTTAAGGATAAGAAAATCCTAATTATAGGAATTCTTCTAGTAGGTCTATTGATGATAGGCGTATTTATAACTTTAATGGTACAACCTCCAGTAAACCACTTTACAATTGGTAATGGCAAAAATTTAAAAGGAATTGATGTTTCCAATCACCAAGGTAAAATAGACTGGCAGGCACTTCCCCATGATAAAATCAACTATGTTTTTATAAAAGCAACAGAAGGCACTACATATAATGACCCTTTCTTTAAAGGTAATTGGCAAAATGCTAGCGAGTACAACTTTCTCAAAGGTGCTTACCATTTTTTCACTGTAGGTACTAGTGGTGCTGACCAGGCTAAAGCATTTATTGCTCAGGTCCCAAAAGAAAAGAATGTACTGACACCTGTAATTGATTTAGAGTTAATAGGTGAAAATAGAGAAGAAATTATTACAGAAATAAGAGTATTTGTTAATAAAATTGAAGAGCATTATGAAGTCAAACCAATTTTCTATATTAATAAAAATACTTTTCATACATACGTAGAAGGTGTTTTTAATGACTATATGATATGGTATGCAGACTATGCTGATGAACCAGCTTTGGATGAAAGTATTTGGACATTCTGGCAATACACTGAATCTGGCTTAATAGAAGGAATTAAAGGCCCTGTGGACTTTAATATTTTCAGAGGAAATAAACAGGATTTAGAAAGTATTATTATACAATAA